A region of the Stieleria neptunia genome:
ATCGACGAATCCACGATCCCCGTCGATTTCCGCGACGTCTTCCGCTACGCGCGGACCGCGGCCGAAGTCTTCACCAACAGCAAATGGGAACGCCAGCCCAATGAACGCCGCTTCCCGGCCGAGAACCGCGACCAACGGCTGCAACGCCAAACCAAGCTCGCGTCCTCCCCAAAGCAGCAACCCGCCACGAAGCCGTCCTCGGGCGGTTTCGTCCGCAAGCCAAACACTCAAGGCCGATTCATCCGGAGGCGACGATCATGAGCGACGACCTGTGTCCAGTCTGTCAAAAAGGAACCCTGCGAGTCGAAACGACCCGCGTCAACCGCAAGTTCAACACCCGAACGCGGTACTACCGCTGCGGAAACTGTGGCTACCGGCCGGAAAGAAAGAGCGTGGTGTCGCTCGACGCTGCGCCGGTTCGAATTGCGATGAAACGTGCATGGCTGGGACGGCAAAGTAAGTTGCCATAAGCTTTAGAAGTCGCAAACTGGCCACGATGTGGATCAATGAAGAACAACGAGACTTGACCTGCAACAGAGTATTCAGATCCTTATTTCTCCTCTACCTGTGGACCTGCACGTGCGGTCGTGGGAAAGAACGCCAGTAGGCCGATCCCCCTTCCCGATTAATCTCTATTCTTCGTCGGGGAATACAGCTTTGACCCCGTCTTGGGAGAACGCTTTCGCGGCGAGGTCCCCCGTCAAAAACCCGTTGCATAAATCAGCAAGTCCTTGTTCGGTGACGATTTCGAGGTGAGAGAAACTGGCTGCAATCCCAGCGAAGCGGTCTGCTGGGGCAACAAATTTGTCAATGTACATCGTAGTGCGACTAGTCCTTTCCGGATCGCTCGCCCTCGTTCCGTCAGACTGATACTTGATTCGCCATAACCGATTGTTGGGAACCACAAGAATCGGAAGAACAAACGTCACACATGCCTTCTGTTCGTTTGACTCCCAATCGTTGTTTGCACGATCAACAAGATCGTGGGCTGAATGAATCGCTTGGTACCATTTATCGTAGACCTCAGCATCATTTCCCGTAAGGTCATTGCTAAGCAATCTCCCAACTTGAGAGCACGCTTTCCCAACGTATTCGTGCGGGGGATAAAAACTAGAATTGCCTGCTAGCCGCAGTTTCGCACCATGCGAGTCCATGATTGGAATCGACAAAACCGAGTCGCCTCGCTGCGGTTCGTGCGAGAAGATAACGTCGTGGTAACTCTCGGTTTCAGAGCGAGGGACTTCAAACATTACAAGAGGGAAATTCTCCCGTAGGTTTTTACATTCAATTGCGAGCCGAATACGCAGTGTCCCGAGATCGACTAGAGCGCGAATGTCGAACTGTCGCGGTCGCTGCGTGACGGGATCGTCGTACGTCCCGCTGTGCTCACAATCGATCGACAACCCTTTGAGCGTGGAAAGTATCCTAAGTTCAAACCCAAAATCTGACGCGCTATCAGCGAATTCGCGTATGTCCGCATCGGAAACTGTAGTGTTTTGGAGCTTGGCCATTTTTTCAAGTATATTGCTACCAGTCAGCTGGAGGCGGACGTAATCAAATCAAGGGTCAAGAATTGCATCAGAAAGTCGCAATCGCCCCAACTTCTAGATTCGCAACAAGCACCTCTGCCTTCGTCATGGTGAGATCATAATGTGTCGCCTACGATTGATCACGCATCGCGCCAGACTTAGTAAGAAAACTCGCCAAATTGTGGTATCCATTGTCAATCGCAAGTCTTAAGGGAGTTCGCCCATCGGAATCCATCGCGTTTACATTGGCCCCGCACGAGATCAGTTGTGCCGCTAGAGATCGATGTCGTTCCTCAACGGAGCTGGTTAATCGCCATGCGCTGGCAAGTAGATGCAGGGGCGACTGCCCGATTGCATCACGGACATTTACATCGGCTCCGTGATCGATCAATGTGGAAACGAAGTTTCCACCGCATTGCACAAAGATGTGCTCACAGTACTTGAAGCCGCTTTGGCAAGCGACGTGCAAGGCGGTTCCATGCTCGCCCGTTGCGTTTACGTCGGCACCGTTTGCGAGCAGTGCAGTTGCTAAGTTGTTGTGGAAACCGCGAGCTGATTGGATGAGCGGTGTTTCTCCCGAGCAGTCGGTGGCATCGACGTTTGCACCGTATTTAATCACCAAATTGAAAAACGGCACGTTATTGCAAAAAGTAGCAAGCATTAGCGGAGTTAAGCCGTTTTCATTTCTTACATCAATGTTGGCTCCTGCGCGCACCAATGCAGCAGCGGTCAAGAAATGATAATTGGAAGATGCGGCCGAGAGGCATTTGGAAAGATACAACCGATCGAACGTGTCGTTTTCCAAAAATTGCTGAACCTTGCGGAGATTTCCCAAGCGAGCAGCTTGCATTAGGTCTCTCGGGAATAGTTGCCGCCATTTGTTCATTCTGCACCGACTAAGCACGTCAGCACGAGTTATTCGGCATAACTTTCAAGTGATGGCATGTAGGTTACCTCACCGATTTCGCATAGCTTCGTCGTCAGCGTTTGTAACAAGGTTTTGAATCGTTCCCAGGCCGTGGCGGGCATTTG
Encoded here:
- a CDS encoding ankyrin repeat domain-containing protein; this encodes MQAARLGNLRKVQQFLENDTFDRLYLSKCLSAASSNYHFLTAAALVRAGANIDVRNENGLTPLMLATFCNNVPFFNLVIKYGANVDATDCSGETPLIQSARGFHNNLATALLANGADVNATGEHGTALHVACQSGFKYCEHIFVQCGGNFVSTLIDHGADVNVRDAIGQSPLHLLASAWRLTSSVEERHRSLAAQLISCGANVNAMDSDGRTPLRLAIDNGYHNLASFLTKSGAMRDQS